In one window of Minwuia thermotolerans DNA:
- a CDS encoding J domain-containing protein encodes MLRGRNKKYQTSAERNRPIERFCDRDDCEAEGAFRAPKSRNPADGYHHFCLDHVREYNKSWNYFDGMSEVEVENFQRSVHWAHRPTWKLGERVSRRFHPDDLRDPFGLYDHPETPPEPRPNPEKRFTAAQRRAFNVLQIEPTDDLREVKLRYKQLAKRFHPDANGGDRGYEDRLKHINEAYGVLSASLG; translated from the coding sequence ATGCTGAGAGGCCGGAACAAGAAATATCAGACCAGCGCGGAACGCAACCGCCCCATCGAGCGGTTCTGCGACCGCGACGACTGCGAGGCCGAAGGCGCCTTCCGGGCGCCGAAATCGCGCAATCCGGCCGACGGCTATCACCATTTCTGCCTCGACCACGTGCGCGAATACAACAAGTCCTGGAACTACTTCGACGGCATGAGTGAGGTGGAAGTGGAGAACTTCCAGCGGTCCGTTCACTGGGCGCACCGGCCGACATGGAAGCTGGGCGAGCGCGTCTCGCGCCGCTTCCACCCGGACGATCTGCGCGACCCGTTCGGCCTCTACGACCATCCGGAGACGCCGCCGGAGCCACGCCCGAATCCGGAGAAGCGCTTCACGGCCGCGCAGCGCCGCGCGTTCAACGTATTGCAGATCGAACCGACCGACGACTTGCGTGAGGTCAAGCTTCGTTATAAGCAACTCGCCAAACGCTTTCATCCTGATGCCAATGGCGGCGATCGCGGCTATGAGGATCGGTTGAAGCACATCAACGAAGCCTATGGCGTGCTGAGCGCCAGTCTTGGCTGA
- a CDS encoding BolA family protein: MTYRERIESKLNAAFSPAELTIRDDSEKHRGHAGYRPEGETHFHVRIVSAAFDGQNRVARQRAVYRALKAELDERVHALSLETLTPAEAA; encoded by the coding sequence ATGACCTATCGCGAGCGGATCGAGAGCAAGCTGAACGCGGCTTTCAGCCCTGCCGAACTGACGATCCGCGACGATTCCGAAAAGCACCGCGGACACGCCGGCTACCGCCCGGAGGGCGAGACCCATTTTCACGTCCGCATCGTCTCGGCCGCCTTCGACGGTCAGAACCGCGTCGCCCGGCAGCGCGCCGTCTACCGCGCCCTGAAGGCGGAACTGGACGAGCGCGTGCATGCGCTCTCGCTGGAGACCCTGACTCCGGCGGAGGCGGCCTGA
- a CDS encoding acyl-CoA synthetase, whose translation MAVKVYDWLAKNAAFRGDHLAMCDLASERRFSYRRANDRAGRVATWLREDFGIGRGDRVGVLAPNTTDVLEIQFACAKLGAVFLPLNWRLTVPELCFIARDAGPKALIHGAEFADSARAVAAEVGIPHLAQTNGDGSDSPYERGIARHLVPTEMVDLDHDDLWTIMYTSGTTGLPKGAMITHGMTFWNTVNLGLPHRITPDAVQLTVLPLFHTGGLNCYTNPVLHAGGTVHVMKAFDPKACLDLLTDRKLGITHFFGVPANYQFMAQQPEFETADLSGVRMAGIGGAPSSLSLLETWDRKGLGLAQGFGMTETSPSVLVLDAADAMTAPGSSGKPVMHNEVRIVDENGEDVAPGEVGELWVRGPNITPGYWNRPEATAETITDGWLHTGDATRMDERGFYYIVDRTKDMYISGGENVYPAEVENVIYQLDGIAEAAVIGLPDDKWGEIGCAVIVLKKGAELTGEAIIAHCRRNLATYKTPKRVEFISELPRNATGKVLKRELRDSIGKADAA comes from the coding sequence ATGGCGGTCAAGGTCTATGACTGGCTGGCGAAGAACGCGGCGTTCCGCGGCGACCACCTGGCAATGTGCGACCTGGCGAGCGAACGGCGCTTTTCCTACAGGCGCGCCAACGACCGCGCCGGCCGGGTCGCCACCTGGCTCAGGGAAGATTTCGGCATCGGGCGCGGCGACCGCGTCGGCGTGCTGGCCCCCAACACCACGGACGTACTGGAAATCCAGTTCGCCTGCGCCAAGCTGGGCGCGGTCTTCCTGCCGCTGAACTGGCGGCTGACGGTCCCCGAGCTCTGTTTCATCGCCCGGGACGCCGGTCCGAAGGCGCTGATCCACGGCGCCGAGTTCGCCGACAGCGCCAGGGCCGTGGCGGCGGAAGTCGGCATCCCGCATCTGGCGCAGACCAATGGCGACGGCTCCGATTCACCCTATGAGCGCGGCATCGCCCGCCACCTGGTGCCGACGGAGATGGTCGACCTCGACCACGACGATCTCTGGACCATCATGTACACCTCCGGCACCACGGGTCTGCCCAAGGGCGCCATGATCACCCACGGCATGACTTTCTGGAACACGGTCAATCTGGGCCTGCCGCACCGGATCACGCCGGACGCGGTGCAGCTCACCGTGCTGCCGCTGTTCCACACCGGCGGTCTCAACTGCTACACGAACCCCGTTCTGCATGCCGGCGGCACGGTCCATGTGATGAAGGCATTCGACCCCAAGGCATGTCTGGACCTGCTCACGGACCGCAAACTTGGCATCACCCACTTCTTCGGCGTGCCCGCGAACTACCAGTTCATGGCGCAGCAGCCCGAATTCGAGACCGCCGACCTCTCCGGGGTCCGGATGGCCGGCATCGGCGGCGCGCCGTCATCGCTGTCGCTCCTCGAAACCTGGGACCGGAAGGGGCTGGGCCTGGCGCAGGGTTTCGGCATGACCGAGACGAGCCCGTCCGTGCTGGTGCTGGACGCCGCCGACGCCATGACCGCGCCCGGCTCCTCGGGCAAGCCGGTAATGCACAACGAGGTGCGGATCGTCGACGAGAACGGCGAGGACGTGGCGCCCGGCGAGGTCGGCGAGCTCTGGGTCCGGGGGCCGAACATCACCCCCGGCTACTGGAACCGTCCGGAGGCGACGGCCGAGACCATCACCGACGGCTGGCTGCACACCGGCGATGCCACGCGCATGGACGAGCGCGGCTTCTACTACATCGTCGACCGCACCAAGGACATGTACATCTCCGGCGGCGAGAACGTCTATCCGGCGGAGGTCGAGAACGTGATCTACCAGCTCGACGGCATCGCCGAAGCGGCCGTCATCGGCCTGCCCGACGACAAGTGGGGCGAGATCGGCTGCGCGGTGATCGTGCTGAAGAAGGGCGCCGAGCTGACCGGAGAGGCGATCATCGCCCACTGCCGGCGGAACCTGGCCACCTACAAGACGCCGAAGCGGGTCGAGTTCATCAGCGAGTTGCCGCGCAACGCCACCGGCAAGGTGCTGAAACGGGAACTGCGCGACAGCATCGGCAAGGCCGACGCGGCCTGA
- a CDS encoding YybH family protein — protein MSEPSGESRADSPDAAMTERFDRWLQAFGSAWQNRNAEEMAALFAGDGGFFETPFGPPCRGRSEILAHWQEALGRQDNVVFMYRTMAVRDDLGVARWAAQFDLPEAGLRLEFDGVIECRLAADDTARLVRLWWHDREAPRRKQPA, from the coding sequence ATGAGCGAACCCAGCGGCGAGTCCCGTGCCGATAGTCCGGACGCGGCGATGACGGAACGCTTCGACCGCTGGCTCCAGGCCTTCGGCAGCGCCTGGCAGAACCGGAACGCCGAGGAGATGGCGGCGCTGTTCGCCGGCGACGGCGGTTTCTTCGAGACGCCCTTCGGCCCGCCCTGCCGTGGCCGCTCCGAGATCCTGGCCCACTGGCAGGAAGCCCTGGGGCGCCAGGACAACGTGGTCTTCATGTACAGGACGATGGCCGTTCGCGACGACCTGGGCGTGGCCCGCTGGGCGGCCCAGTTCGATCTCCCCGAGGCCGGACTCCGGCTGGAGTTCGACGGCGTCATCGAATGCCGCCTCGCCGCCGACGACACCGCCCGCCTGGTGCGCCTGTGGTGGCACGACCGCGAGGCGCCCAGGCGCAAGCAGCCCGCCTGA
- the thyX gene encoding FAD-dependent thymidylate synthase, which produces MPLSAQQLREIEEQRAEATPTRRAVSPALEEMLYRPIEVLDHGFVRVIDYMGDDAAVVQAARVSYGRGTRKVSQDSGLINYLMRHRHTTPFEMCEIKYHVKLPIFVARQWIRHRTANVNEYSARYSILDREFYIPAPAQLAAQSRSNRQGRGDVLQGEEAERVMRLLREDSERAYEHYQEMLNEDDAGEPLDAERCGLARELARMNLSLNFYTQWYWKTDLHNLMHFLSLRADSHAQYEIRVYADAMMETLRAWTPLCAAAFEEYRMGGAHLSAKGVAALRRMLDGEAVTQENSGLSAREWREMMAALGRG; this is translated from the coding sequence ATGCCGCTTTCCGCCCAACAGCTTCGCGAGATCGAGGAACAGCGGGCCGAGGCGACCCCGACGCGGCGCGCGGTCTCGCCGGCGCTGGAGGAAATGCTCTACCGCCCCATCGAGGTGCTGGACCACGGCTTCGTGCGGGTCATCGACTACATGGGCGACGACGCGGCGGTGGTTCAGGCCGCGCGCGTTTCCTACGGCCGCGGCACGCGCAAGGTCAGCCAGGATTCGGGCCTGATCAATTACCTGATGCGCCACCGGCACACCACGCCGTTCGAGATGTGCGAGATCAAGTACCACGTGAAGCTGCCGATCTTCGTAGCCAGGCAGTGGATCCGCCACCGCACCGCCAACGTCAACGAATACTCCGCCCGCTACTCCATCCTGGACCGGGAGTTCTACATCCCGGCGCCGGCGCAGCTCGCCGCCCAGTCGCGGTCCAACCGCCAGGGCCGGGGCGACGTGCTGCAGGGGGAGGAGGCGGAGCGCGTGATGCGCCTGCTGCGCGAGGATTCGGAGCGCGCCTACGAACACTACCAGGAGATGCTGAACGAGGACGACGCCGGCGAGCCGCTGGACGCGGAGCGCTGCGGGCTGGCGCGGGAGCTGGCGCGGATGAACCTGTCGCTCAACTTCTATACCCAGTGGTACTGGAAGACGGACCTGCACAATCTGATGCATTTCCTGTCACTGCGCGCCGACAGCCACGCGCAATATGAAATTCGCGTCTACGCGGATGCAATGATGGAGACGCTGCGCGCCTGGACGCCGCTGTGCGCCGCCGCCTTCGAGGAATACCGCATGGGCGGCGCGCACCTGTCGGCGAAGGGCGTGGCGGCGCTGCGCCGGATGCTCGACGGCGAGGCCGTGACGCAGGAAAACAGCGGTCTTTCGGCGCGCGAATGGCGGGAAATGATGGCCGCGCTTGGCCGCGGCTGA
- a CDS encoding SspB family protein: protein MNYSEMVEDALRGVVRAALQKAATDGLHGNHHFYVTFLTRFPGVELPDHLLERYPSDITIVLQHQYWDLEIGDEAFEVSLSFNKLPTRIRVPYVAITSFADPSVQFGLQFQPQGEWAPAEGPVDPARNLPVGGDSDEADEISDEAPAEEEKQGEVVSLDAFRKKS, encoded by the coding sequence ATGAATTATTCCGAAATGGTCGAAGACGCATTGCGCGGCGTGGTCCGCGCAGCGCTGCAGAAGGCCGCGACGGACGGGCTGCACGGCAACCATCATTTCTATGTCACGTTCCTGACGCGGTTCCCCGGCGTGGAACTGCCCGATCATCTGCTGGAGCGTTATCCCAGCGATATCACCATCGTCCTGCAGCACCAGTACTGGGATCTGGAGATCGGCGACGAGGCCTTCGAGGTTTCGCTCAGCTTCAACAAGCTGCCGACGCGCATCCGGGTGCCATACGTGGCCATCACCTCCTTCGCCGACCCCAGCGTCCAGTTCGGGCTGCAGTTCCAGCCCCAGGGCGAATGGGCGCCCGCCGAAGGTCCGGTGGATCCGGCCCGGAACCTGCCCGTCGGCGGCGACAGCGACGAGGCCGACGAGATCTCCGACGAGGCGCCGGCCGAGGAGGAGAAGCAGGGCGAGGTCGTCTCCCTGGACGCGTTCCGCAAGAAGAGCTGA
- a CDS encoding DUF4197 domain-containing protein: MRRMFILPVLLCAIAGPVQADGLFGKAKDLLGGAVKQAPAAGGERQGGLSRSEIGAGLKEALRVGSGRVVDQVSAIGGFDADPAIHIPLPENLARAQSILGRLGMSNQLDALEDRLNRAAETAAARAKPLFVDAVEAMTIQDVMEIFNGPDDAATQYFRRQMTPGLRAEMKPVVDESLAEVGAIETYEQTVGEFRSMPMVPDLRADLTDHVLTLGLDGIFHYLAREEAAIRNNPAERTTALLQRVFGG, encoded by the coding sequence ATGCGCCGCATGTTCATACTGCCAGTGCTGCTCTGCGCCATCGCGGGTCCGGTGCAGGCCGACGGCCTGTTCGGCAAGGCGAAGGACCTGCTGGGCGGCGCCGTGAAGCAAGCGCCCGCCGCGGGCGGCGAGCGGCAGGGCGGCCTCAGCCGCTCGGAGATCGGCGCCGGCCTGAAGGAAGCGCTGCGCGTCGGCTCGGGCCGGGTGGTCGATCAGGTCAGCGCCATCGGCGGTTTCGACGCGGATCCGGCGATCCACATCCCGCTGCCGGAGAACCTCGCCAGGGCCCAGTCGATCCTCGGCCGGTTGGGCATGTCGAACCAGCTGGATGCGCTGGAGGACCGGCTCAACCGCGCGGCGGAGACCGCGGCGGCCAGGGCGAAGCCGCTGTTCGTCGACGCCGTCGAGGCGATGACGATCCAGGACGTCATGGAAATATTCAACGGTCCCGACGACGCGGCGACGCAGTATTTCCGCCGTCAGATGACGCCCGGTCTGCGCGCCGAGATGAAGCCGGTGGTAGACGAAAGCTTGGCCGAGGTCGGCGCGATAGAGACCTACGAACAGACTGTCGGCGAGTTCCGCAGCATGCCGATGGTGCCGGATCTGCGGGCCGACCTTACCGATCACGTGCTCACCCTGGGGCTGGACGGCATCTTCCACTACCTGGCGCGCGAGGAGGCGGCGATCCGCAACAATCCGGCGGAACGCACCACGGCGCTGTTGCAGCGGGTCTTCGGCGGCTGA